The following proteins come from a genomic window of Flavobacterium eburneipallidum:
- a CDS encoding 1-phosphofructokinase family hexose kinase: MKPFDIVTITVNPALDKTAHFKGLIPEQKIRCEEPRYDAGGGGINVSKAIARLEGESFCVFTSGGPIGSMLEGLVQKENIDFEAIKTKNWTRESFVAVDDNTNSQYRFGFSGSAISDEEQKKIIQTIQELKPKFLVLSGSLNEGLPTDYYKNIADLAKKLGSKVIVDTSGEALQKILETGVYLIKPNVGELAKLIGVEKLEIDEVVHAAQTLIEKGSAEIIVVSLGPQGAVLVTATQTEFVSAPNVAKKSTVGAGDSMVGAMTWALSQNKSLKEVVQWGVSCGSAATMNEGTQLFKLEDAKRLFGWLQNK; this comes from the coding sequence ATGAAACCATTCGATATTGTTACCATTACCGTAAATCCAGCTTTAGACAAAACAGCTCATTTCAAAGGATTAATTCCTGAACAAAAAATTCGTTGCGAGGAGCCTCGTTATGATGCTGGCGGTGGCGGAATCAATGTTTCCAAAGCTATTGCCAGATTGGAAGGAGAGTCCTTTTGTGTTTTTACTTCTGGCGGTCCAATTGGGTCGATGTTGGAAGGATTAGTTCAAAAAGAAAATATAGATTTCGAAGCCATCAAAACCAAAAATTGGACAAGAGAAAGTTTCGTTGCTGTTGACGATAATACCAATTCGCAATATCGTTTTGGTTTTTCGGGTTCTGCAATTTCTGATGAAGAACAAAAAAAAATTATTCAAACTATTCAAGAGTTGAAACCCAAATTCTTGGTATTGAGTGGCAGTTTGAACGAAGGTTTGCCAACGGATTATTATAAAAACATTGCCGATTTAGCAAAAAAATTAGGTTCGAAAGTAATTGTAGATACTTCGGGAGAAGCCTTGCAAAAGATCTTGGAAACTGGCGTTTATTTAATAAAACCGAATGTCGGGGAATTGGCCAAATTAATTGGGGTCGAAAAATTAGAAATAGATGAAGTGGTTCACGCCGCACAAACCTTAATCGAAAAAGGCAGTGCCGAAATTATTGTTGTTTCGCTTGGTCCACAAGGAGCAGTTTTGGTAACAGCAACTCAAACCGAGTTTGTTTCGGCGCCGAATGTAGCCAAGAAAAGCACCGTTGGAGCTGGCGATAGTATGGTTGGCGCAATGACCTGGGCATTATCCCAAAACAAAAGTCTGAAAGAAGTCGTGCAATGGGGTGTTTCCTGTGGATCTGCAGCCACGATGAACGAAGGAACCCAATTGTTTAAACTGGAGGATGCAAAACGACTATTTGGGTGGTTGCAAAATAAATAA
- the thiL gene encoding thiamine-phosphate kinase: protein MIEDKTPQRTSIAQLGEFGLIDHLTKNFEINQTSTLKGIGDDAAVLDFKDKKTVISTDLLIEGVHFDLAYMPLRHLGYKAVVVNVSDICAMNARATQILVSIAVSNRFPLEALEELFDGITLAANEYKVDVIGGDTTSSQKGMIISITVIGEAEENEIVYRNGAGQTDLLVVTGDLGAAYMGLQVLEREKQVFQVNPNSQPDLDAYTYLIERQLKPEARKDVRTLLHALEIKPTAMIDISDGLSSEIMHICKKSKVGCNLYEDKLPLDPQFMNVCEEFDLDATTVAINGGEDYELLFTIKMEDFEKIKGNPNFTIIGHMTQESEGIHLVTRANTRIPLKARGWNALSEEE, encoded by the coding sequence ATGATCGAAGATAAAACTCCACAAAGAACCAGTATTGCTCAATTAGGCGAATTTGGTTTGATAGACCACTTGACTAAAAACTTTGAAATCAATCAAACTTCCACATTAAAAGGAATTGGAGATGATGCAGCCGTTTTGGATTTCAAGGACAAAAAAACCGTTATTTCAACTGATTTATTGATTGAAGGCGTTCATTTTGATTTGGCTTATATGCCTTTGAGGCATTTGGGTTACAAAGCAGTTGTGGTCAATGTTTCTGACATTTGTGCGATGAATGCCAGAGCGACTCAAATCTTGGTTTCAATTGCGGTTTCTAATCGTTTTCCTTTGGAAGCTTTAGAAGAATTATTCGACGGAATTACGCTTGCTGCCAATGAATACAAAGTGGACGTAATCGGTGGCGATACCACTTCATCTCAAAAAGGAATGATTATCAGTATTACCGTTATTGGCGAAGCCGAAGAGAACGAAATTGTGTATAGAAACGGTGCTGGTCAGACTGATTTATTGGTGGTAACAGGCGATCTTGGTGCTGCTTATATGGGGTTGCAAGTTCTCGAAAGAGAGAAACAAGTATTTCAGGTAAACCCAAATTCGCAACCTGATTTAGATGCTTATACGTATTTAATCGAACGTCAATTGAAGCCAGAAGCTCGTAAAGACGTACGTACTTTATTGCACGCATTGGAAATAAAACCAACAGCAATGATTGATATTTCGGATGGATTGTCTTCTGAAATTATGCACATTTGCAAAAAATCCAAAGTGGGTTGTAATTTGTATGAAGACAAATTGCCATTGGATCCGCAATTTATGAATGTTTGCGAAGAATTCGACTTGGATGCCACAACGGTAGCCATTAACGGTGGCGAGGATTATGAATTGCTTTTCACTATCAAAATGGAAGATTTTGAGAAGATTAAAGGAAATCCAAACTTCACGATTATTGGTCACATGACCCAAGAAAGCGAAGGAATTCATTTGGTAACCCGAGCCAATACTCGAATTCCGCTAAAAGCTCGAGGCTGGAATGCTTTGAGCGAGGAAGAATAA